The Chamaesiphon minutus PCC 6605 DNA window TCGACAGTCTCGAATATGCTTGGTGGCTGCAACGCGATCGTCAACAACTCGAAGAGACAGGTTTAACAATTAGAATGGTGGGAGTTGGCGATCGATCTGCCGGATTAAAATTCTGTGAATTTACTGGATTTCCCCCTGAATGGTTATTTGTCGATCCCAATGCCAAATTACACCTCCAACTCGATCTTTATCCAGGCTTGTCGCTGAAATTACCTGGATTTAATGCCGCTGGCAATGCTTGGTTCAATCTAATTTTAATGTGTGCGGGCATCGGTAGTCCTGGTACGCTGCGCGAGGTATTTCGCGGTTATACAGGCGATCGCTCTGCACCGCAATTAATTCAAGATGGAGAGATTGTAAAGGCGAAACCGTTACCGCCGATCGAGGGTTCATTTTTTAAGTTAGCGGGTGGAACTGGTTTTCAGAGACCGTTTGAATTAGCAACCTTAAGGCTGCGAAATATGGCGGAGGTAATTGGCAATTGGAACACTTATGTACCCGATCCTACTTATCTGACTCAGCGGGGAGGAACTTTCTTATTTAAAGAGAATGGAGAGTTGGTCTACGAACATCGCGATCGGGGGATTCTCGGTTTTGCCACTAATATGAGCCAGCCACTCTCGTTTTTAAAAACTGAATTTGCCCTGACCACAATTCCTTCTGAAGTCTGCGAGCGGGAGCAAGCGTAAAATTAGTAGTCTACGGCGTAAATCTAGTTACTATTCTGGTGGGGAGCGGCTCGCAGCCGGGAGGTTTCCTCCCGGATTATGCGAGACAAGACAGCGGGGAGTGTGAAATAGTAACCTAACTTGCGCCGCTCAATACTAGTATGCGAAATGAATCGAGCGATCGAAATCGCTCGATTCATTTCAATCAAATAATCGTTTGACGGCACCAAAACGAAGATAGCTCAATCCAGCAAAAATCAGGAATTTTCGTGCTGCCTTCAGTTGCCGCTCATTCAAAATCTTACGATCTTTTAATAGGTGCATTGCTCGTATAGACGCATCAATTTCAGTTAGCAAAATAACTGCTCGACAGACAAACATGCAGCAGATCGATGGCGGTATTATAATAAAGATCGAGAAGAGAACAATCAAGAAAATTGTATAACTAAATAAATATTTTAATAAAATAACTCCTCGCTTTAAAATAGAGCAAATCGAGCTACCAAGATAATTTCGTTGGCGAAGCCTCTCCGAATGAGAATCGTAAAATCGAGGCTGATTGAAATATTGT harbors:
- a CDS encoding peroxiredoxin-like family protein translates to MVPYAVFQQTDRQRVSDGQIVPILSGCEARRLLLIVCPQLGDFDSLEYAWWLQRDRQQLEETGLTIRMVGVGDRSAGLKFCEFTGFPPEWLFVDPNAKLHLQLDLYPGLSLKLPGFNAAGNAWFNLILMCAGIGSPGTLREVFRGYTGDRSAPQLIQDGEIVKAKPLPPIEGSFFKLAGGTGFQRPFELATLRLRNMAEVIGNWNTYVPDPTYLTQRGGTFLFKENGELVYEHRDRGILGFATNMSQPLSFLKTEFALTTIPSEVCEREQA